The Raphanus sativus cultivar WK10039 chromosome 2, ASM80110v3, whole genome shotgun sequence genome includes a region encoding these proteins:
- the LOC108829467 gene encoding uncharacterized protein LOC108829467: MSSSPPLVKSYLFAYNFLQASSWTISLLSIISSVLSNKTISGGYAAAGYLISVMQTVAVLEVLHGAIGIVPSGFLSPLMQWSGRTHFILAIVGQINEVQDSPWLAMTLVAWCIGEMIRYPHYALTCLGKCPYWLTYLRYTGFIMIYPTGLVGELLVMYKALPHVKERNLYANFFSVFPFSYYDFLWAVLLVYPFLWLKLYLQLFRQRKSKLGKAEKHEGKRKRM, encoded by the exons ATGTCGTCGTCGCCGCCGTTGGTGAAGTCTTATCTCTTCGCTTACAATTTTCTCCAAGCTTCGTCAtg GACGATTTCGCTTCTGAGTATCATTAGCAGCGTTTTGTCGAACAAGACGATCAGTGGCGGTTACGCTGCCGCTGGATATTTGATAA GTGTGATGCAAACTGTTGCAGTTCTTGAAGTTCTTCACGGAGCCATAG GAATTGTGCCGAGCGGTTTCTTATCTCCTTTGATGCAATGGAGTGGAAGAACACATTTCATATTAGCCATTGTTGGACAGATCaatgag GTCCAGGATTCGCCATGGCTGGCAATGACACTAGTAGCTTGGTGTATCGGGGAG ATGATCAGATATCCTCACTATGCTTTAACTTGCCTTGGTAAATGTCCCTATTGGCTAACCTATCTCAG GTACACTGGATTCATCATGATCTATCCAACGGGACTAGTGGGTGAAT TATTAGTCATGTACAAAGCGCTTCCACATGTTAAAGAAAGGAACCTTTATGCGaatttcttctctgttttccCCTTCAGTTACTACGATTTCCTTTGG GCCGTCCTCTTGGTATACCCGTTCCTTTGGTTGAAGCTTTATCTCCAGCTGTTCAGACAAAGAAAGTCTAAGCTTGGAAAAGCAGAGAAGCATGAGGGCAAGagaaagagaatgtga
- the LOC108840199 gene encoding transcription factor MYB59 isoform X1 → MKNVQAEYRKGPWTEQEDILLVNFVHMFGDRRWDFVAKVSGLNRTGKSCRLRWVNYLHPGLKRGKMTPDEERLVLELHAKWGNRWSKIARKLPGRTDNEIKNYWRTHMRKKAQEKKRPMSPASSSSNFCSSSMTTATTQDTGGSKGKMNQECEDRYYSMDDIWREIDQSGESITKPAEQSCYLNFPPLASPAWESSLESIWNIDADESKMSSFAIDQFPLTFEHGRSSWSSLV, encoded by the exons ATGAAGAATGTCCAAGCTGAATACCGTAAAGGACCGTGGACAGAACAAGAGGACATCCTCTTGGTCAACTTTGTCCACATGTTCGGAGATCGAAGATGGGATTTTGTAGCAAAAGTTTCAG GTTTAAATAGAACAGGAAAGAGTTGCAGGCTAAGGTGGGTTAATTACCTACATCCCGGTCTTAAACGTGGTAAGATGACTCCTGACGAAGAGCGTCTTGTCCTTGAGCTTCACGCCAAATGGGGAAACAG GTGGTCGAAAATAGCCCGGAAATTACCGGGTCGAACCGATAATGAGATAAAGAATTATTGGAGGACTCATATGAGGAAAAAGGCACAAGAGAAGAAGCGGCCTATGTCGCCAGCTTCCTCATCTTCAAACTTCTGCTCATCATCTATGACCACCGCAACTACTCAAGACACTGGAGGATCTAAAGGGAAAATGAATCAAGAATGTGAAGACAGATACTACTCTATGGATGACATATGGAGAGAGATTGATCAATCTGGTGAAAGCATTACAAAACCGGCAGAGCAAAGCTGCTACTTGAACTTCCCTCCTCTGGCTTCTCCAGCATGGGAAAGCTCCTTGGAGTCTATATGGAACATCGATGCAGATGAAAGTAAGATGTCTTCCTTTGCCATTGATCAGTTTCCTCTCACTTTTGAGCATGGTAGATCATCGTGGTCGTCTTTAGTCTAg
- the LOC108840199 gene encoding transcription factor MYB59 isoform X2 translates to MGFCSKSFRFEGGGRNIGIGLNRTGKSCRLRWVNYLHPGLKRGKMTPDEERLVLELHAKWGNRWSKIARKLPGRTDNEIKNYWRTHMRKKAQEKKRPMSPASSSSNFCSSSMTTATTQDTGGSKGKMNQECEDRYYSMDDIWREIDQSGESITKPAEQSCYLNFPPLASPAWESSLESIWNIDADESKMSSFAIDQFPLTFEHGRSSWSSLV, encoded by the exons ATGGGATTTTGTAGCAAAAGTTTCAGGTTTGAAGGTGGAGGGAGAAACATAGGAATAG GTTTAAATAGAACAGGAAAGAGTTGCAGGCTAAGGTGGGTTAATTACCTACATCCCGGTCTTAAACGTGGTAAGATGACTCCTGACGAAGAGCGTCTTGTCCTTGAGCTTCACGCCAAATGGGGAAACAG GTGGTCGAAAATAGCCCGGAAATTACCGGGTCGAACCGATAATGAGATAAAGAATTATTGGAGGACTCATATGAGGAAAAAGGCACAAGAGAAGAAGCGGCCTATGTCGCCAGCTTCCTCATCTTCAAACTTCTGCTCATCATCTATGACCACCGCAACTACTCAAGACACTGGAGGATCTAAAGGGAAAATGAATCAAGAATGTGAAGACAGATACTACTCTATGGATGACATATGGAGAGAGATTGATCAATCTGGTGAAAGCATTACAAAACCGGCAGAGCAAAGCTGCTACTTGAACTTCCCTCCTCTGGCTTCTCCAGCATGGGAAAGCTCCTTGGAGTCTATATGGAACATCGATGCAGATGAAAGTAAGATGTCTTCCTTTGCCATTGATCAGTTTCCTCTCACTTTTGAGCATGGTAGATCATCGTGGTCGTCTTTAGTCTAg